Proteins from one Juglans microcarpa x Juglans regia isolate MS1-56 chromosome 6S, Jm3101_v1.0, whole genome shotgun sequence genomic window:
- the LOC121237919 gene encoding dirigent protein-like — MESKNIPFLALFLLIFLFVVSSTTAAPAGKIKARLPCKRLVFYFHDILFNGRNSKNATSAIVGAPAGANTTIMAGQNHFGDLVVFDDPITLDNNLHSTPVGRAQGFYLYDQKDIFTSWFGFSFVFNSTQHKGSINFAGADPIMNKTRDISVVGGTGDFFMSRGIATLMTDAFEGEVYFRLRVDIKLYECW, encoded by the coding sequence ATGGAGTCTAAAAATATTCCATTTTTAGCTCTCTTCCTCCTGATCTTTCTATTCGTTGTATCCAGTACTACCGCTGCACCCGCCGGGAAAATCAAGGCTCGACTGCCTTGTAAAAGGTTGGTTTTCTATTTCCATGACATTCTTTTCAATGGCAGAAACTCGAAGAATGCAACTTCAGCCATTGTAGGAGCACCAGCTGGGGCCAACACGACAATAATGGCAGGACAGAACCATTTTGGTGACTTGGTTGTGTTCGACGACCCCATTACCTTGGACAACAATCTGCACTCAACCCCAGTTGGTCGTGCCCAAGGGTTTTATCTTTACGACCAAAAGGATATTTTCACATCATGGTTTGggttctcatttgttttcaactCTACACAGCATAAGGGGAGCATAAACTTTGCCGGAGCAGATCCGATAATGAACAAGACTAGGGATATTTCAGTGGTTGGTGGCACTGGTGATTTTTTCATGTCTCGAGGGATAGCCACTTTGATGACTGATGCCTTTGAGGGAGAAGTTTATTTCCGGCTTCGTGTTGATATTAAGTTGTACGAGTGTTGGTGA